From the Streptomyces nigrescens genome, one window contains:
- a CDS encoding DUF3159 domain-containing protein, whose translation MTSYDRPTTDAQADHDASAGPPPASPDQGADGAADGRQVTEAALFEAFGGVRGMVETVVPGLLFVTIFTINKDLHLSAIAALAVSLVLAAARLIRKDTVKHAFSGVFGVAFGVVFAMMTGNAKDFYLPGMLYTLGLAFAYILTTLAGVPLIGLILGPVFKENLSWRTRNPGRKKAYAKASWAWGLILLAKCAILFPLYWWADTTQLGWVLIALKIPPFLLAVYLTWVFLAKAPAPIDVFAEMEAKEKAEQEAEERRRGERETLDRAAVDLPPDLTAGSAAEAATERPRGPRHRR comes from the coding sequence GTGACGTCTTACGACCGACCGACGACTGACGCGCAGGCCGATCACGACGCCTCCGCAGGCCCCCCACCCGCCTCGCCCGACCAGGGCGCCGACGGAGCCGCCGACGGCAGGCAGGTGACCGAGGCGGCGCTGTTCGAGGCGTTCGGCGGGGTACGGGGCATGGTGGAGACCGTCGTCCCCGGCCTGCTGTTCGTCACGATCTTCACGATCAACAAGGACCTGCACCTCTCGGCGATCGCCGCGCTGGCCGTCTCGCTGGTGCTGGCAGCCGCCCGCCTGATCCGCAAGGACACCGTCAAGCACGCCTTCAGCGGTGTCTTCGGGGTGGCCTTCGGTGTGGTCTTCGCGATGATGACCGGCAACGCCAAGGACTTCTACCTGCCGGGCATGCTCTACACCCTCGGGCTGGCCTTCGCCTACATCCTCACCACGCTCGCCGGCGTCCCGCTGATCGGGCTGATCCTGGGACCGGTCTTCAAAGAGAACCTCTCCTGGCGCACCCGTAACCCGGGCCGGAAGAAGGCCTACGCGAAGGCCAGCTGGGCCTGGGGGCTGATCCTGCTCGCCAAGTGCGCGATCCTCTTCCCGCTGTACTGGTGGGCGGACACCACCCAGCTCGGCTGGGTGCTGATCGCGCTGAAGATCCCGCCGTTCCTGCTGGCGGTCTATCTCACCTGGGTCTTCCTGGCGAAGGCGCCGGCGCCGATCGATGTCTTCGCGGAGATGGAGGCGAAGGAGAAGGCCGAGCAGGAGGCCGAGGAGCGGCGCCGTGGCGAGCGCGAGACGCTCGACCGGGCCGCCGTCGACCTGCCTCCGGATCTGACGGCCGGGAGCGCCGCGGAGGC
- a CDS encoding OB-fold nucleic acid binding domain-containing protein: MSAGTRSEKPAGRFRRLLDRLSSSEEELQSAELQQDAQDAGCTRICDCDDRQIVKVTGTLRHVTLRPRAGVPALEAELFDGTAALDVVWLGRRSIVGIEPGRKLIASGRVSLSHGRRVLFNPKYELRPLGQE, encoded by the coding sequence ATGAGTGCTGGGACCCGATCCGAGAAGCCGGCCGGACGCTTCCGCCGGCTGCTCGACAGGCTGTCCTCCTCCGAGGAGGAGTTGCAGTCCGCCGAGCTGCAACAGGATGCGCAAGACGCGGGATGCACCCGTATCTGCGACTGTGACGACCGGCAGATAGTGAAGGTCACCGGCACTCTGCGGCATGTCACGCTGCGGCCACGCGCCGGTGTGCCCGCGCTCGAGGCGGAGCTGTTCGACGGCACCGCCGCGCTCGACGTGGTGTGGCTCGGACGCCGCTCCATCGTCGGGATAGAGCCGGGCCGCAAGCTCATCGCCTCGGGCCGGGTCTCGTTGAGCCACGGACGCCGGGTGCTCTTCAATCCGAAGTACGAACTCCGACCGCTCGGACAGGAGTAG
- a CDS encoding response regulator, whose amino-acid sequence MNRVLVVDDEPQIVRALVINLKARKYEVDAAPDGATALKLAAARHPDVIVLDLGLPDMDGVEVIKGLRGWTRVPILVLSARQTSDEKVEALDAGADDYVTKPFGMDELLARLRAAVRRAEPTGPAEDEVIVETEGFSVDLAAKKVNRGGRDIRLTPTEWHLLEVLVRNAGRLVSQKQLLQEVWGPSYGTETNYLRVYMAQLRRKLESDPSHPKHFITEPGMGYRFEQ is encoded by the coding sequence GTGAACCGGGTGCTTGTGGTCGATGACGAGCCGCAGATCGTGCGCGCCCTCGTGATCAACCTGAAGGCGCGCAAGTACGAGGTCGACGCCGCCCCCGACGGGGCCACCGCCCTCAAACTCGCCGCCGCCCGCCACCCCGATGTCATCGTCCTTGACCTCGGTCTGCCCGATATGGACGGGGTCGAGGTGATCAAGGGGCTGCGAGGCTGGACGAGGGTGCCGATCCTGGTGCTCTCCGCCCGGCAGACCTCCGACGAGAAGGTGGAGGCGCTGGACGCCGGCGCGGACGACTACGTCACCAAGCCGTTCGGCATGGACGAGCTGCTGGCCCGGCTGCGGGCGGCGGTGCGCCGCGCCGAGCCGACCGGGCCGGCCGAGGACGAGGTGATCGTGGAGACGGAAGGTTTCTCCGTCGATCTCGCCGCGAAGAAGGTCAACCGCGGCGGCCGGGACATCCGGCTGACCCCCACCGAGTGGCATCTGCTGGAGGTCCTGGTCCGCAACGCGGGCCGGCTGGTCAGCCAGAAGCAGCTGCTCCAGGAGGTCTGGGGGCCCTCGTACGGCACCGAGACCAACTATCTGCGGGTGTACATGGCCCAGCTCCGCCGCAAGCTGGAGAGCGATCCCTCGCATCCGAAGCACTTCATCACGGAGCCGGGGATGGGCTACCGGTTCGAGCAGTAG